The following proteins are co-located in the Bombus pyrosoma isolate SC7728 linkage group LG12, ASM1482585v1, whole genome shotgun sequence genome:
- the LOC122573745 gene encoding anoctamin-1 isoform X4 has translation MSMNSMHSAISLQDIERSYNDDLSTLNNGTTIDGSCTDLRNSRRSSKSISKCGTAFSLYFRDEVRTIDFVIVWDEYNVEAQTYRCTEYRRVFEKNLEKEGLQLEYEQAEPNGLHFIKIHAPREVLRRYAEILKLRLPMKELPTVLIPENRSNALIKEVNSLFKRIMKKYYVDQTIFPTMRHNFTAVYSRDKEYLFCLDSPNFFTAATRARIVQFILDRTRFTETKDDDFAFGIERLISEKAYIAAYPLHDGDLQAPDSMRYLLYKEWACLKKCLHYQPLDYIKEYFGVKIGLYFAWLGFYTHMLIPASIVGLLCFIYSCATLYSNEPSEDVCNGKGIIQMCPLCDHFCGYWNLKETCLHARITYLFDNPSTVFFSIFMSLWATLFLELWKRYSAEITHRWDLTGLDAQEEHPRPQYLARLAHIKKKSLNIITNTEEPKVPFWKMRVPATILSFSVVLLLIAIAMAAVLGVVLYRMSVLTALSVYGHPMVTSYAILFTTATAASINLCCIIVFNWVYVWLAEYLTEIELLRTQTEFDDSLTLKIYLLEFVNYYASIFYIAFFKGKFVGYPGNYNRFFEYRQEECGPGGCLMELCIQLSIIMIGKQAMNTILEMLFPLFYKWLNTLKVHVGMKTKDGQKKVTTRKYLQWIKDYKLVEWGPRSLFPEYLEMGSGIIFLKLDICIYIAYLNFNILHITVLQYGFVTIFVAAFPLAPFFALLNNVFEMRLDAKKLLTMYRRPVGQRVTDIGIWFRILDSISKLSVITNAFIIAFTSNFIPRLVYRITVSDNYSLKGFLDHSLSKFNTSDLKNGTEPFLPSHKQVEICRYPDYREPPESPNKYQYTIMFWHVLAARLAFIVVFENVVALVMIFVRWCIPDIHPKLRDKIRRETYITNEIIIQQEALRARERSANDVETNQHITLNENTNRWSRVMRNSLSNSEFDLEVHGSPVSPTSTHSRAGPAAL, from the exons ATGAGTATGAATAGTATGCATAGCGCAATCTCCCTACAAGATATTGAGCGATCATATAATGATGATTTATCAACCCTTAATAATGGGACAACAATTGATGGTAGTTGTACAGATTTAAGGAATAGTAGAAGAAGTTCAAAATCG ATTTCAAAATGTGGAACAGcttttagtttatattttcgtGACGAAGTTCGTACAATtgattttgtaattgtttGGGATGAGTACAATGTGGAAGCTCAAACATATCGCTGTACTGAATATAGACGT gtatttgaaaagaatttgGAGAAGGAAGGTTTACAGTTAGAATATGAACAGGCAGAACCGAACGgtcttcattttataaaaattcatgcaCCACGAGAAGTACTAAGACGGTATgctgaaatattaaaacttagATTGCCAATGAAGGAATTACCTACCGTGTTAATTCCTGAAAATCGTAGTAACGCATTAATTAAAGAAGTCAATTCGTTATTCAAgagaattatgaaaaaatattatgtagaCCAAACAATATTTCCAACTATGAGACATAATTTTACGGCTGTTTATAGCCGCGATAAAGAGTACTTGTTCTGTTTGGACTCGCCAAACTTTTTTACTGCCGCAACACGTGCTAGAATTGTACAGTTCATTTTAGATAGAACCAGATTTACAGAAACCAAGGATGATGATTTTGCATTTGGGATAGAAAGGTTGATTTCGGAAAAAGCATACATAGCCGCATATCCTCTTCACGAT GGTGATTTACAAGCACCAGATTCTATGAGGTATCTTTTGTACAAAGAATGGgcatgtttaaaaaaatgtcttcACTATCAACCATTGGATtatatcaaagaatattttggaGTAAAAATTGGACTTTACTTTGCTTGGCTCGGATTTTATACACATATGCTGATACCTGCTAGTATTGTAGGCCTTTTATGCTTCATATACAGTTGCGCGACTTTGTATTCTAACGAACCAAGCGAAGATGTTTGTAATGGTAAGGGTATCATTCAAATGTGTCCCTTATGTGATCATTTTTGTGGATATTGGAATTTAAAGGAAACATGCTTACACGCAAGAATTACGTATTTGTTTGATAATCCATCAACCGtgtttttttctatatttatgtCATTATGGG ctaCATTGTTTTTGGAATTGTGGAAGAGGTATTCAGCAGAAATAACTCACAGATGGGATTTAACTGGTTTAGATGCTCAAGAGGAACATCCTCGTCCTCAGTACTTAGCACGTTTAGCacatataaaaaagaaatcgctcaatattattacaaatacgGAAGAACCGAAAGTTCCCTTTTGGAAAATGAGAGTTCCCGCTACGATTCTCAGTTTTTCCGTCGTTTTGTTGCTG ATTGCAATAGCAATGGCAGCAGTGTTAGGTGTTGTTTTATATAGAATGTCTGTTTTAACCGCCTTAAGTGTTTATGGACATCCTATGGTAACAAgttatgcaatattatttacaacagCTACTGCAGCTAGCATTAATTTGTGCTGcattatagtatttaattgGGTCTATGTTTGGCTAGCTGAATATTTAACCGAG attGAACTGCTCCGAACTCAAACTGAATTTGATGATagtttaacattaaaaatatatttactcgaatttgttaattactatgcttccatattttatatagcattttttaaaggaaaattcgTTGGTTATCCGGGAAATTATAATCGCTTTTTCGAATATCGACAAGAAGAATGTGGCCCTGGTGGCTGCCTTATGGAATTATGCATACAGTTAAGCATTATCATGATTGGCAAGCAGGCTATGAATACAATATTAGAAATGTTGTTTCCACTATTTTACAAATGGTTAAATACTTTAAAAGTACATGTTGGGATGAAGACAAAAGATGGGCAGAAAAAAGTTACTACTCGGAAATATCTTCAATGGATTAAGGATTATAAATTGGTGGAATGGGGTCCAAGAAGTTTATTTCCTGAGTATTTAGAAATGGGTAGcggtattatatttttaaaactagatatatgtatttatattgcctatttaaattttaatatcttacaTATTACAGTGTTACAATATGGATTTGTTACTATCTTTGTTGCTGCATTTCCGTTAGCACCATTTTTTGCACTGTTGAATAACGTTTTTGAAATGAGATTAGATGCCAAAAAGTTATTGACAATGTACAGAAGGCCAGTTGGACAACGTGTTACAGATATAGGCATATGGTTTCGTATTCTTGATTCTATTTCTAAGTTATCAGTTATAACTAAT GCGTTCATTATAGCTTTTACTTCTAATTTTATACCAAGACTAGTTTATCGAATAACTGTCTCTGATAATTATTCTCTGAAAGGATTTCTAGATCATTCTCTCTCCAAATTTAATACAAGTGACTTAAAAAATGGTACTGAACCATTTTTACCTTCTCACAAGCAGGTTGAAATATGTAGATATCCAGATTATAGAGAACCTCCTGAATCGCCaaacaaatatcaatataCAATTATGTTTTGGCACGTACTTGCAGCGAGATTAGCTTTTATTGTTGTATTTGAG AATGTTGTTGCTTTGGTCATGATATTCGTGCGATGGTGTATCCCCGATATCCATCCAAAGTTAAGGGATAAAATTCGACGCGAGACGTATATaactaatgaaataattattcagcAAGAAGCACTTCGTGCTCGTGAAAGATCCGCTAATGATGTAGAAACAAATCaacatattacattaaatgaaAACACGAATCGATGGAGCAGAGTCATGAGAAATAGTTTATCTAATTCTGAATTTGATTTAGAAGTTCATGGAAGTCCTGTATCACCGACTAGTACACATTCACGAGCTGGTCCTGCCGCGTTATAA
- the LOC122573745 gene encoding anoctamin-1 isoform X1: protein MEEDDEEISIPWIQKDRNNTSEASLYRSIPSNLNAGSIQTLYQSVHNISSLNNATNMSMNSMHSAISLQDIERSYNDDLSTLNNGTTIDGSCTDLRNSRRSSKSISKCGTAFSLYFRDEVRTIDFVIVWDEYNVEAQTYRCTEYRRVFEKNLEKEGLQLEYEQAEPNGLHFIKIHAPREVLRRYAEILKLRLPMKELPTVLIPENRSNALIKEVNSLFKRIMKKYYVDQTIFPTMRHNFTAVYSRDKEYLFCLDSPNFFTAATRARIVQFILDRTRFTETKDDDFAFGIERLISEKAYIAAYPLHDGDLQAPDSMRYLLYKEWACLKKCLHYQPLDYIKEYFGVKIGLYFAWLGFYTHMLIPASIVGLLCFIYSCATLYSNEPSEDVCNGKGIIQMCPLCDHFCGYWNLKETCLHARITYLFDNPSTVFFSIFMSLWATLFLELWKRYSAEITHRWDLTGLDAQEEHPRPQYLARLAHIKKKSLNIITNTEEPKVPFWKMRVPATILSFSVVLLLIAIAMAAVLGVVLYRMSVLTALSVYGHPMVTSYAILFTTATAASINLCCIIVFNWVYVWLAEYLTEIELLRTQTEFDDSLTLKIYLLEFVNYYASIFYIAFFKGKFVGYPGNYNRFFEYRQEECGPGGCLMELCIQLSIIMIGKQAMNTILEMLFPLFYKWLNTLKVHVGMKTKDGQKKVTTRKYLQWIKDYKLVEWGPRSLFPEYLEMGSGIIFLKLDICIYIAYLNFNILHITVLQYGFVTIFVAAFPLAPFFALLNNVFEMRLDAKKLLTMYRRPVGQRVTDIGIWFRILDSISKLSVITNAFIIAFTSNFIPRLVYRITVSDNYSLKGFLDHSLSKFNTSDLKNGTEPFLPSHKQVEICRYPDYREPPESPNKYQYTIMFWHVLAARLAFIVVFENVVALVMIFVRWCIPDIHPKLRDKIRRETYITNEIIIQQEALRARERSANDVETNQHITLNENTNRWSRVMRNSLSNSEFDLEVHGSPVSPTSTHSRAGPAAL, encoded by the exons ATGGAAGAGGATGatgaagaaatttctatacCATGGATacaaaaagatagaaataatacaTCTGAAGCAAGTCTTTATCGGTCGATACCAAGTAATTTAAATGCAGGATCTATACAAACTTTGTATCAAAGTGTTCATAATATCTCATCATTAAATAATGCTACAAATATGAGTATGAATAGTATGCATAGCGCAATCTCCCTACAAGATATTGAGCGATCATATAATGATGATTTATCAACCCTTAATAATGGGACAACAATTGATGGTAGTTGTACAGATTTAAGGAATAGTAGAAGAAGTTCAAAATCG ATTTCAAAATGTGGAACAGcttttagtttatattttcgtGACGAAGTTCGTACAATtgattttgtaattgtttGGGATGAGTACAATGTGGAAGCTCAAACATATCGCTGTACTGAATATAGACGT gtatttgaaaagaatttgGAGAAGGAAGGTTTACAGTTAGAATATGAACAGGCAGAACCGAACGgtcttcattttataaaaattcatgcaCCACGAGAAGTACTAAGACGGTATgctgaaatattaaaacttagATTGCCAATGAAGGAATTACCTACCGTGTTAATTCCTGAAAATCGTAGTAACGCATTAATTAAAGAAGTCAATTCGTTATTCAAgagaattatgaaaaaatattatgtagaCCAAACAATATTTCCAACTATGAGACATAATTTTACGGCTGTTTATAGCCGCGATAAAGAGTACTTGTTCTGTTTGGACTCGCCAAACTTTTTTACTGCCGCAACACGTGCTAGAATTGTACAGTTCATTTTAGATAGAACCAGATTTACAGAAACCAAGGATGATGATTTTGCATTTGGGATAGAAAGGTTGATTTCGGAAAAAGCATACATAGCCGCATATCCTCTTCACGAT GGTGATTTACAAGCACCAGATTCTATGAGGTATCTTTTGTACAAAGAATGGgcatgtttaaaaaaatgtcttcACTATCAACCATTGGATtatatcaaagaatattttggaGTAAAAATTGGACTTTACTTTGCTTGGCTCGGATTTTATACACATATGCTGATACCTGCTAGTATTGTAGGCCTTTTATGCTTCATATACAGTTGCGCGACTTTGTATTCTAACGAACCAAGCGAAGATGTTTGTAATGGTAAGGGTATCATTCAAATGTGTCCCTTATGTGATCATTTTTGTGGATATTGGAATTTAAAGGAAACATGCTTACACGCAAGAATTACGTATTTGTTTGATAATCCATCAACCGtgtttttttctatatttatgtCATTATGGG ctaCATTGTTTTTGGAATTGTGGAAGAGGTATTCAGCAGAAATAACTCACAGATGGGATTTAACTGGTTTAGATGCTCAAGAGGAACATCCTCGTCCTCAGTACTTAGCACGTTTAGCacatataaaaaagaaatcgctcaatattattacaaatacgGAAGAACCGAAAGTTCCCTTTTGGAAAATGAGAGTTCCCGCTACGATTCTCAGTTTTTCCGTCGTTTTGTTGCTG ATTGCAATAGCAATGGCAGCAGTGTTAGGTGTTGTTTTATATAGAATGTCTGTTTTAACCGCCTTAAGTGTTTATGGACATCCTATGGTAACAAgttatgcaatattatttacaacagCTACTGCAGCTAGCATTAATTTGTGCTGcattatagtatttaattgGGTCTATGTTTGGCTAGCTGAATATTTAACCGAG attGAACTGCTCCGAACTCAAACTGAATTTGATGATagtttaacattaaaaatatatttactcgaatttgttaattactatgcttccatattttatatagcattttttaaaggaaaattcgTTGGTTATCCGGGAAATTATAATCGCTTTTTCGAATATCGACAAGAAGAATGTGGCCCTGGTGGCTGCCTTATGGAATTATGCATACAGTTAAGCATTATCATGATTGGCAAGCAGGCTATGAATACAATATTAGAAATGTTGTTTCCACTATTTTACAAATGGTTAAATACTTTAAAAGTACATGTTGGGATGAAGACAAAAGATGGGCAGAAAAAAGTTACTACTCGGAAATATCTTCAATGGATTAAGGATTATAAATTGGTGGAATGGGGTCCAAGAAGTTTATTTCCTGAGTATTTAGAAATGGGTAGcggtattatatttttaaaactagatatatgtatttatattgcctatttaaattttaatatcttacaTATTACAGTGTTACAATATGGATTTGTTACTATCTTTGTTGCTGCATTTCCGTTAGCACCATTTTTTGCACTGTTGAATAACGTTTTTGAAATGAGATTAGATGCCAAAAAGTTATTGACAATGTACAGAAGGCCAGTTGGACAACGTGTTACAGATATAGGCATATGGTTTCGTATTCTTGATTCTATTTCTAAGTTATCAGTTATAACTAAT GCGTTCATTATAGCTTTTACTTCTAATTTTATACCAAGACTAGTTTATCGAATAACTGTCTCTGATAATTATTCTCTGAAAGGATTTCTAGATCATTCTCTCTCCAAATTTAATACAAGTGACTTAAAAAATGGTACTGAACCATTTTTACCTTCTCACAAGCAGGTTGAAATATGTAGATATCCAGATTATAGAGAACCTCCTGAATCGCCaaacaaatatcaatataCAATTATGTTTTGGCACGTACTTGCAGCGAGATTAGCTTTTATTGTTGTATTTGAG AATGTTGTTGCTTTGGTCATGATATTCGTGCGATGGTGTATCCCCGATATCCATCCAAAGTTAAGGGATAAAATTCGACGCGAGACGTATATaactaatgaaataattattcagcAAGAAGCACTTCGTGCTCGTGAAAGATCCGCTAATGATGTAGAAACAAATCaacatattacattaaatgaaAACACGAATCGATGGAGCAGAGTCATGAGAAATAGTTTATCTAATTCTGAATTTGATTTAGAAGTTCATGGAAGTCCTGTATCACCGACTAGTACACATTCACGAGCTGGTCCTGCCGCGTTATAA
- the LOC122573745 gene encoding anoctamin-1 isoform X2 — protein MEEDDEEISIPWIQKDRNNTSEASLYRSIPSNLNAGSIQTLYQSVHNISSLNNATNMSMNSMHSAISLQDIERSYNDDLSTLNNGTTIDGSCTDLRNSRRSSKSISKCGTAFSLYFRDEVRTIDFVIVWDEYNVEAQTYRCTEYRRVFEKNLEKEGLQLEYEQAEPNGLHFIKIHAPREVLRRYAEILKLRLPMKELPTVLIPENRSNALIKEVNSLFKRIMKKYYVDQTIFPTMRHNFTAVYSRDKEYLFCLDSPNFFTAATRARIVQFILDRTRFTETKDDDFAFGIERLISEKAYIAAYPLHDGDLQAPDSMRYLLYKEWACLKKCLHYQPLDYIKEYFGVKIGLYFAWLGFYTHMLIPASIVGLLCFIYSCATLYSNEPSEDVCNGKGIIQMCPLCDHFCGYWNLKETCLHARITYLFDNPSTVFFSIFMSLWATLFLELWKRYSAEITHRWDLTGLDAQEEHPRPQYLARLAHIKKKSLNIITNTEEPKVPFWKMRVPATILSFSVVLLLIAIAMAAVLGVVLYRMSVLTALSVYGHPMVTSYAILFTTATAASINLCCIIVFNWVYVWLAEYLTEIELLRTQTEFDDSLTLKIYLLEFVNYYASIFYIAFFKGKFVGYPGNYNRFFEYRQEECGPGGCLMELCIQLSIIMIGKQAMNTILEMLFPLFYKWLNTLKVHVGMKTKDGQKKVTTRKYLQWIKDYKLVEWGPRSLFPEYLEMGSVLQYGFVTIFVAAFPLAPFFALLNNVFEMRLDAKKLLTMYRRPVGQRVTDIGIWFRILDSISKLSVITNAFIIAFTSNFIPRLVYRITVSDNYSLKGFLDHSLSKFNTSDLKNGTEPFLPSHKQVEICRYPDYREPPESPNKYQYTIMFWHVLAARLAFIVVFENVVALVMIFVRWCIPDIHPKLRDKIRRETYITNEIIIQQEALRARERSANDVETNQHITLNENTNRWSRVMRNSLSNSEFDLEVHGSPVSPTSTHSRAGPAAL, from the exons ATGGAAGAGGATGatgaagaaatttctatacCATGGATacaaaaagatagaaataatacaTCTGAAGCAAGTCTTTATCGGTCGATACCAAGTAATTTAAATGCAGGATCTATACAAACTTTGTATCAAAGTGTTCATAATATCTCATCATTAAATAATGCTACAAATATGAGTATGAATAGTATGCATAGCGCAATCTCCCTACAAGATATTGAGCGATCATATAATGATGATTTATCAACCCTTAATAATGGGACAACAATTGATGGTAGTTGTACAGATTTAAGGAATAGTAGAAGAAGTTCAAAATCG ATTTCAAAATGTGGAACAGcttttagtttatattttcgtGACGAAGTTCGTACAATtgattttgtaattgtttGGGATGAGTACAATGTGGAAGCTCAAACATATCGCTGTACTGAATATAGACGT gtatttgaaaagaatttgGAGAAGGAAGGTTTACAGTTAGAATATGAACAGGCAGAACCGAACGgtcttcattttataaaaattcatgcaCCACGAGAAGTACTAAGACGGTATgctgaaatattaaaacttagATTGCCAATGAAGGAATTACCTACCGTGTTAATTCCTGAAAATCGTAGTAACGCATTAATTAAAGAAGTCAATTCGTTATTCAAgagaattatgaaaaaatattatgtagaCCAAACAATATTTCCAACTATGAGACATAATTTTACGGCTGTTTATAGCCGCGATAAAGAGTACTTGTTCTGTTTGGACTCGCCAAACTTTTTTACTGCCGCAACACGTGCTAGAATTGTACAGTTCATTTTAGATAGAACCAGATTTACAGAAACCAAGGATGATGATTTTGCATTTGGGATAGAAAGGTTGATTTCGGAAAAAGCATACATAGCCGCATATCCTCTTCACGAT GGTGATTTACAAGCACCAGATTCTATGAGGTATCTTTTGTACAAAGAATGGgcatgtttaaaaaaatgtcttcACTATCAACCATTGGATtatatcaaagaatattttggaGTAAAAATTGGACTTTACTTTGCTTGGCTCGGATTTTATACACATATGCTGATACCTGCTAGTATTGTAGGCCTTTTATGCTTCATATACAGTTGCGCGACTTTGTATTCTAACGAACCAAGCGAAGATGTTTGTAATGGTAAGGGTATCATTCAAATGTGTCCCTTATGTGATCATTTTTGTGGATATTGGAATTTAAAGGAAACATGCTTACACGCAAGAATTACGTATTTGTTTGATAATCCATCAACCGtgtttttttctatatttatgtCATTATGGG ctaCATTGTTTTTGGAATTGTGGAAGAGGTATTCAGCAGAAATAACTCACAGATGGGATTTAACTGGTTTAGATGCTCAAGAGGAACATCCTCGTCCTCAGTACTTAGCACGTTTAGCacatataaaaaagaaatcgctcaatattattacaaatacgGAAGAACCGAAAGTTCCCTTTTGGAAAATGAGAGTTCCCGCTACGATTCTCAGTTTTTCCGTCGTTTTGTTGCTG ATTGCAATAGCAATGGCAGCAGTGTTAGGTGTTGTTTTATATAGAATGTCTGTTTTAACCGCCTTAAGTGTTTATGGACATCCTATGGTAACAAgttatgcaatattatttacaacagCTACTGCAGCTAGCATTAATTTGTGCTGcattatagtatttaattgGGTCTATGTTTGGCTAGCTGAATATTTAACCGAG attGAACTGCTCCGAACTCAAACTGAATTTGATGATagtttaacattaaaaatatatttactcgaatttgttaattactatgcttccatattttatatagcattttttaaaggaaaattcgTTGGTTATCCGGGAAATTATAATCGCTTTTTCGAATATCGACAAGAAGAATGTGGCCCTGGTGGCTGCCTTATGGAATTATGCATACAGTTAAGCATTATCATGATTGGCAAGCAGGCTATGAATACAATATTAGAAATGTTGTTTCCACTATTTTACAAATGGTTAAATACTTTAAAAGTACATGTTGGGATGAAGACAAAAGATGGGCAGAAAAAAGTTACTACTCGGAAATATCTTCAATGGATTAAGGATTATAAATTGGTGGAATGGGGTCCAAGAAGTTTATTTCCTGAGTATTTAGAAATGGGTAGcg TGTTACAATATGGATTTGTTACTATCTTTGTTGCTGCATTTCCGTTAGCACCATTTTTTGCACTGTTGAATAACGTTTTTGAAATGAGATTAGATGCCAAAAAGTTATTGACAATGTACAGAAGGCCAGTTGGACAACGTGTTACAGATATAGGCATATGGTTTCGTATTCTTGATTCTATTTCTAAGTTATCAGTTATAACTAAT GCGTTCATTATAGCTTTTACTTCTAATTTTATACCAAGACTAGTTTATCGAATAACTGTCTCTGATAATTATTCTCTGAAAGGATTTCTAGATCATTCTCTCTCCAAATTTAATACAAGTGACTTAAAAAATGGTACTGAACCATTTTTACCTTCTCACAAGCAGGTTGAAATATGTAGATATCCAGATTATAGAGAACCTCCTGAATCGCCaaacaaatatcaatataCAATTATGTTTTGGCACGTACTTGCAGCGAGATTAGCTTTTATTGTTGTATTTGAG AATGTTGTTGCTTTGGTCATGATATTCGTGCGATGGTGTATCCCCGATATCCATCCAAAGTTAAGGGATAAAATTCGACGCGAGACGTATATaactaatgaaataattattcagcAAGAAGCACTTCGTGCTCGTGAAAGATCCGCTAATGATGTAGAAACAAATCaacatattacattaaatgaaAACACGAATCGATGGAGCAGAGTCATGAGAAATAGTTTATCTAATTCTGAATTTGATTTAGAAGTTCATGGAAGTCCTGTATCACCGACTAGTACACATTCACGAGCTGGTCCTGCCGCGTTATAA